CCGGGTGACAAAGTCGGCGGCACAGCGCCAGCACCGCGTCGGCGGCGTCCGCCCAGGTCCCCAGCGCGGCAAAACGCGCCAGCGCCGACTGCCCCGCGGCGGCCAAGGCATTTCGATCACCGGCGAAAGAGATCAGCGCCTGCGTCCACGCCGCCTGATCGTCGGGCGGCAAAAGCAGCGCGTGCGGGCCGGTGGCCAGAAGCTCGCGCGTCCCGCCTTGATCGGTGATCAGCACCGGTAGTCCCGACGCCAGGGCTTCGATCGCCACCAGCGGGTACGCCTCGCGCGCTGACGGCAGCGCCAGCACGTGGCAGCGACGGTACAGCGCCCACAGCGCGTCGCCGTGCAAAAGGCCGTGCCAGCGCACGCGATCGAGCAACCGCTGCTCGGCCACCCGTTCTCGCAACATCTGCCCGTACGACGGCGCTTGATCGACAGCCCCGGCGACGTCGACGGAGAGGTCATGGCCGGCGCGGACCAGCGCCGAAAGCACGTCGACCAACCGGTGCAATCCCTTGGCCGGCGTCACGGTGCCGGCGAACAGCACGCGCAACGGTCCGCGTTCGTGCGCGCGCGCCGCCACCGCGTCAGCGTCGTGGGCGGCGACGTGATCGC
Above is a window of Polyangia bacterium DNA encoding:
- a CDS encoding glycosyltransferase family 4 protein, which codes for MRLAFVVPGGLQRVSGGFIYDRQLIAALRARGATVDVVPLPWLPFAVALASNLVPWSRALRGYDVVIEDELCHPAVVGRRRRARAGGAPVVALVHNLACRQLSTRHRRLRGFIERAYLRGVDGVAAVCASTLADVEQLAGCVSFGAVAPAGRDHVAAHDADAVAARAHERGPLRVLFAGTVTPAKGLHRLVDVLSALVRAGHDLSVDVAGAVDQAPSYGQMLRERVAEQRLLDRVRWHGLLHGDALWALYRRCHVLALPSAREAYPLVAIEALASGLPVLITDQGGTRELLATGPHALLLPPDDQAAWTQALISFAGDRNALAAAGQSALARFAALGTWADAADAVLALCRRLCHPAR